In a genomic window of Octopus bimaculoides isolate UCB-OBI-ISO-001 chromosome 25, ASM119413v2, whole genome shotgun sequence:
- the LOC128250776 gene encoding protein PFC0760c-like encodes MSLVKGSRDKNRPSQASSSSSSSSSSNNNSSGGGGSSSTRKAMPDSLITINTRMEEMCVREFDENLMQYTFTCTICSYRSTNRTTFNSHTYSHKPPAFKCGYCPFRANPRCRVTAHIRKYHKEPLIKIINLSSTPKRAIDKVPSLTKEEATALAQQRKLKILEKSKDLENNEEEPLTSGTDACKSDKINNNSNKNNNKNNNNNNDNNNNNNNNNNSSNGNAIGKNNSNMMMMMMKKKKKKKNTNSNTTTTTTNTNTNNNNNNDVTSIGSDNESDGLSDSSLEEFGPGPYGMDYDDDEEFDNSLDGSDHEEEDEDLYSSLTFCCNACSFQTNDIDRFTKHTSLHNFFTHGMKVACMDCPFSTNQIVQYEEHISRHIEGFLFYCGCCSFSSVEEQEVREHSLKKHPDRVISIEISPSPPSSLSTKWSPVDLDPFVELTDFLAMDCERFYNLISHHGVTMVDLKSTAVSYEDLNVKSSSEDEDDIDGIDDGDDEEEDEEGRVSSGCDLESLLDDVDENDGGANGEKRVKEKVKSKVKSTSNVEDDVAMETEVHEGDGDLVLPTSHKDLKTKDLENETSPTITSYDFKESENKSNGHRDTSDREDQVDDVDVDDVGSDGHGGGGGGDGGGDDNDGQNINDGVDDDDDDRDNVDGSVVGDDEDEDAVLNDPDRDGHRQDYSADAYGDDDDDNVIDGGDGIDDDIDDDDDDDDDISLVSMVRDKRHKINLNPSSPVDNLKQHLLPPQSPPPPPPQLAHSGNDNDDDVVDINDDNDEGVEADNDDDDDEDDDVLTRRIDSACVVGDGKSGKDGVFRICNDDDDDDDDDDDDDEEEEFDAIVNKKKRENMMKRKKKQNSKNKMNDLETDDDDDNIVDNNGGDHNDYDDDDDVDVEMKTVNNNDNNIEDIGITGNVYVNDDEDDDDDAIDVDNDDSNVEDIDDDDDDDDDANNSDLKFTFKKIGHRESVIETNLAQGLINSDDHEDDDDDDDDDGDGDGDDDGDDNDEDDVYDDYDDSLSFGTGELEKKSSYFKRKSSRNSRNTNNIGKVDLSSSVSKETDCGGGNNTRS; translated from the exons ATGTCGTTGGTGAAAGGCAGCAGAGATAAGAACCGTCCAAGCCAAgccagtagtagcagcagcagcagcagcagcagcaacaacaatagtagcggcggcggcggcagcagcagtacaAGGAAAGCCATGCCCGACTCACTGATAACTATAAACACCAGAATGGAGGAGATGTGTGTGAGGGAGTTTGACGAGAACCTCATGCAGTACACCTTTACCTGTACAATATGTTCGTACCGAAGCACCAATCGGACTACCTTCAACTCCCATACTTACTCACACAAACCCCCTGCTTTCAAATGTGGTTACTGTCCTTTCCGAGCTAATCCCAG ATGTCGAGTGACAGCTCATATTCGGAAATATCACAAAGAGCCTTTGATTAAAATTATCAATCTGTCCAGCACGCCAAAGAGAGCGATCGATAAGGTGCCATCGCTTACCAAAGAGGAGGCCACAGCTTTGGCGCAGCAGCGGAAACTGAAGATTCTAGAGAAGAGCAAAGATCTGGAGAACAATGAGGAAGAGCCATTGACCAGTGGCACCGATGCATGCAAGAGTgacaagatcaacaacaacagcaacaaaaataataacaagaataacaataataacaatgataataataataataataataataataataatagcagcaacggTAATGCTATtggtaaaaataacagcaacatgatgatgatgatgatgaagaagaagaaaaagaaaaagaacactaacagtaacaccaccaccaccaccaccaacaccaacaccaacaacaacaacaacaatgatgtaaCTAGCATTGGAAGTGACAATGAGAGTGATGGGCTAAGTGATAGCAGCCTCGAAGAGTTTGGCCCAGGACCATACGGAATGGactacgatgacgatgaagagtTCGACAACAGTCTAGACGGTTCCGACCacgaggaagaagacgaagacctGTACTCATCGTTGACATTCTGCTGCAATGCCTGCTCGTTCCAGACGAATGATATCGACCGCTTCACAAAGCACACTTCGTTACACAACTTCTTCACACACGGCATGAAGGTCGCCTGCATGGACTGTCCGTTCAGCACCAACCAAATTGTCCAGTACGAGGAGCACATAAGCCGCCACATCGAGGGCTTCCTCTTCTACTGCGGCTGCTGCTCGTTTTCATCGGTCGAGGAGCAAGAGGTGCGCGAGCACAGCCTGAAAAAGCACCCTGATCGCGTGATCAGTATTGAGAtttcgccatcaccaccatctagTCTCTCCACCAAATGGTCACCGGTTGACCTCGATCCATTTGTTGAGCTCACCGACTTCCTCGCCATGGATTGCGAGCGGTTCTACAACCTAATCTCCCATCACGGCGTGACGATGGTCGACCTGAAGTCGACGGCCGTCTCCTACGAGGACCTGAATGTGAAATCCAGCTCGGAGGACGAAGATGACATAGACGGcatagatgatggtgatgatgaagaagaagacgaggaAGGGAGAGTGTCGAGCGGATGTGATTTAGAATCATTGTTGGACGATGTCGATGAAAACGACGGTGGTGCTAACGGCGAGAAGAGAGTCAAGGAGAAAGTGAAGTCAAAAGTCAAAAGTACGTCAAATGTGGAGGACGATGTTGCTATGGAAACTGAGGTCCATGAAGGTGACGGTGACCTGGTATTGCCAACATCACACAAAGATCTGAAGACTAAGGACTTAGAGAACGAGACATCCCCTACAATAACAAGCTACGACTTCAAAGAGtctgaaaataaaagcaatggcCATAGAGACACCTCTGACCGAGAGGACCAAgtcgatgatgttgatgttgatgatgttggaagtgatggtcatggtggtggtggtggtggtgatggtggtggggatgacaATGATGGTCAGAATATtaacgatggtgttgatgatgatgatgatgatcgtgataatgttgatggtagtGTTGTCGGAgacgatgaagatgaggatgcTGTCCTTAATGATCCTGACCGTGATGGTCATCGTCAAGATTATAGTGCTGACGCttatggtgatgacgacgatgacaatgttATTGACGGCGGTGATGGCAtcgatgatgacattgatgacgatgacgacgatgatgatgatatcagtttAGTGAGCATGGTCCGCGACAAGAGGCATAAGATTAATTTGAACCCCTCATCACCGGTAGACAACTTGAAGCAGCATTTattaccaccacaatcaccaccaccaccaccaccacagctggcCCACAGTGGgaacgataacgatgatgatgttgttgatattaatgatgataacgacgaagGTGTTGAagctgataatgatgacgacgatgacgaggacGATGACGTCCTCACCCGTCGCATTGATTCTGCCTGTGTGGTTGGTGATGGTAAGAGTGGGAAAGATGGTGTTTTCAGGATCtgcaatgatgacgacgacgatgacgacgatgatgacgatgacgacgaagaagaagagttTGATGCCATcgtcaacaaaaagaaaagagagaacatgatgaagaggaagaaaaagcagAACAGCAAAAACAAGATGAATGACCTCGAGacggacgatgacgatgacaacatcGTTGACAATAATGGCGGCGATcataacgattatgatgatgatgatgatgttgatgttgaaatgaaaactgtaaataacaatgacaacaacattgaGGATATTGGCATCACCGGCAATGTGTATGTcaatgacgatgaagacgacgatgacgacgccATCGATGTTGATAACGATGACAGCAATGTCGAGGatattgacgacgacgacgacgatgacgacgacgctaACAACTCCGACCTcaaattcacatttaaaaaaatcggTCACAGGGAAAGCGTGATCGAAACAAATCTGGCGCAGGGATTAATAAACTCAGACGAccacgaagatgatgacgacgacgatgacgatgatggtgatggtgatggtgatgatgatggtgatgacaatgatgaggatgatgtttacgacgattatgatgactcGCTGTCCTTCGGTACAGGTGAGTTGGAAAAGAAGAGCAGCTATTTCAAGAGAAAATCTTCTCGGAACTCTCGAAACACTAATAACATTGGTAAAGTAGATTTATCCTCGTCCGTTTCTAAAGAGACAGACTGTGGCGGTGGCAACAACACTCGGAGTTGA